In Candidatus Hamiltonella defensa 5AT (Acyrthosiphon pisum), one genomic interval encodes:
- a CDS encoding IscS subfamily cysteine desulfurase, with translation MKRPIYLDYCATTPVDKRVADKMMSFLTIEGTFGNPASRSHFFGWQAEEAVDIARNQIASLLGADAREIIFTSGATESNNLAIKGTAHFYKKKGKHIVTCQTEHKSVLDSCAQLEREGFSVTYLSPKSNGLIDLEKFESALKKNTILVSVMHVNNETGVIQNIAHIGRICREKGIFFHVDAAQSAGKLPINLSQLSVDFMSISAHKMYGPMGIGALFVRRKPAVHLEPLQHGGGHERGLRSGTLPVHQIVGMGEACRIAEAEMSAQSDKMNILGDQLWYGLQHLDHIYLNGDLKNKVPHIFNISFGGINGEALILSLKDLAVSSGSACISSTVTSSYVLRALEVSDELAQSTIRFSFGRFTTQKEIEYAIELIPQYVLGLRKVLSQ, from the coding sequence ATGAAACGCCCGATTTACCTGGATTATTGTGCGACGACACCGGTTGATAAACGAGTAGCCGATAAAATGATGTCGTTTTTAACCATAGAGGGCACCTTTGGAAATCCTGCTTCCAGATCTCATTTTTTTGGCTGGCAGGCAGAAGAGGCTGTGGATATTGCGCGTAACCAAATTGCTTCATTACTGGGTGCGGATGCGCGCGAAATTATTTTCACCTCTGGTGCAACAGAATCTAATAATCTTGCCATTAAAGGGACGGCACATTTTTATAAAAAAAAAGGGAAACATATTGTGACCTGCCAAACAGAACACAAATCTGTTTTGGATAGCTGTGCACAACTTGAAAGGGAAGGCTTTTCGGTGACTTATTTGTCACCCAAAAGTAATGGTTTAATCGATTTAGAAAAATTTGAATCCGCGCTCAAAAAAAATACGATTTTAGTGTCTGTTATGCACGTAAACAATGAAACTGGCGTGATACAAAATATTGCGCATATAGGTCGAATTTGTCGCGAAAAAGGGATCTTTTTTCATGTGGATGCGGCTCAAAGCGCAGGGAAATTGCCTATCAATTTATCTCAGTTATCTGTTGATTTCATGTCTATTTCGGCTCATAAAATGTATGGCCCTATGGGAATTGGTGCCCTATTTGTCCGTCGAAAACCCGCTGTGCATCTTGAGCCTCTTCAACATGGCGGTGGGCATGAGAGAGGCCTGAGATCAGGCACTTTACCTGTTCATCAAATTGTCGGGATGGGAGAAGCGTGCCGTATTGCTGAGGCAGAAATGTCCGCACAATCAGATAAAATGAACATTTTAGGTGATCAATTATGGTATGGCCTTCAGCATCTTGATCACATTTATCTGAATGGCGATCTCAAAAATAAAGTTCCTCACATTTTTAACATCAGCTTTGGAGGAATCAATGGAGAGGCTTTGATCCTTTCTTTAAAAGATTTGGCGGTTTCTTCTGGTTCCGCATGTATCTCAAGCACTGTAACGTCTTCTTATGTACTCCGTGCATTGGAGGTCAGTGATGAATTGGCCCAAAGTACCATTCGTTTTTCTTTTGGTCGATTTACCACCCAAAAAGAAATAGAATACGCTATTGAATTAATACCTCAATATGTTCTTGGCTTACGAAAAGTGTTAAGTCAATGA